One genomic region from Haloterrigena gelatinilytica encodes:
- the ileS gene encoding isoleucine--tRNA ligase encodes MSRFGEVDDQYDPHELEGRIFDYWDDVDAYEQTVEHRSDGESFFFVDGPPYTSGSAHMGTTWNKSLKDVYLRFLRMQGYDVTDRPGYDMHGLPIETRVEERLGFENKKDIEEFGEENFIQECKDYADEQLEGLQEDFQDFGVWMDWDDPYRTVEPEYMEAAWWGFSKAADRGLVEKGHRSISQCPRCETAIANNEVEYEDVEDPSVYVKFDLAEREGKLVIWTTTPWTIPANTFVAVDEAGDYVGVRAEKDGEEELLYVADAKHEEVLREGRYDDYEVVDELSGEELIGWSYEHPLAEEVPDHVDVDGALEVYAADYVDTDGDGTGLVHSAPGHGEVDFERGRELGFPIFCPVGSDGVYTEEAGTYEGQFVKDADPEITDDLEDNGALLASGTVTHSYGHCWRCDTGILQIVTDQWFITITDVKDELLDNIEDSEWHPEWARDNRFRDFVEEAPDWNVSRQRYWGIPLPVWTPEDRDDDEDMIVVGDREELAERVDQDVDPEDVDLHKDTVDDLTITEDGTTYTRVPDVFDVWLDSSVASWGTLNYPEDDSKFDELWPADFILEAHDQTRGWFWSQLGMSTAALGESPYQEVLMHGHALMPDGRAMSKSKDILIDPHEAIDRHGRDVMRMFLLSNNPQGEDMRFDWDGMQTMENHLRTLWNVFRFPLPYMRLDEFDPQETTLEDSAERSSADSRAAEPRDDVDSDLELIDEWVLARLQSTKAEMTAAFEDRRQDRALDALIEFVVEDVSRFYVQAVRERMWAEEDSGSKRAAYATIYRVLRESVALLAPYAPFISEEIYGTLTGDDGFDTVHMEDWPEVDEYWQDEQLEDDVAILRAIEEAGANARQQAGRKLRWPVPRVVVAAGDERVVEAVERHTDLLEDRLNAREIELVSAEDRWEELQYSAEADMSELGPAFGDRAGQVMNALNEARIDEPSLEAIEEAVADVLEEGESITDEMVSFVTQTPDGIAGTAFGLNGDDRGVAYVDASLTDDIESEGYAREVIRRVQEMRKDLDLDVEERIALDLEISDDRVADLVAEREDLIREEVRADELGEIDDGHRKEWEVEGVTMEIGVEPLAAAEASD; translated from the coding sequence ATGAGCAGATTCGGCGAGGTCGACGACCAGTACGATCCGCACGAACTCGAGGGGCGGATCTTCGACTACTGGGACGACGTCGACGCCTACGAGCAGACGGTCGAGCACCGGTCGGACGGCGAGTCGTTCTTCTTCGTCGACGGGCCGCCGTACACGTCGGGGTCGGCGCACATGGGAACGACCTGGAACAAGTCGCTGAAGGACGTCTACCTGCGGTTCCTGCGGATGCAGGGGTACGACGTCACCGACCGGCCGGGCTACGACATGCACGGCCTTCCCATCGAGACCCGCGTCGAGGAGCGACTCGGTTTCGAGAACAAGAAGGACATCGAGGAGTTCGGCGAGGAGAACTTCATCCAGGAGTGTAAGGACTACGCCGACGAGCAACTCGAGGGGCTCCAGGAGGACTTCCAGGACTTCGGCGTCTGGATGGACTGGGACGACCCCTACCGGACGGTCGAACCGGAGTACATGGAGGCCGCCTGGTGGGGCTTCTCGAAGGCCGCCGACCGCGGGTTAGTCGAGAAGGGCCACCGTTCGATCTCCCAGTGTCCGCGCTGCGAGACCGCGATCGCGAACAACGAGGTCGAGTACGAGGACGTCGAGGACCCCTCCGTCTACGTCAAGTTCGACCTCGCCGAGCGCGAGGGCAAGCTCGTCATCTGGACGACGACGCCGTGGACGATCCCGGCGAACACGTTCGTCGCCGTCGACGAGGCGGGCGACTACGTCGGCGTCCGGGCCGAGAAAGACGGCGAGGAGGAGCTGCTGTACGTCGCCGACGCGAAACACGAGGAGGTCCTCCGGGAGGGCCGCTACGACGACTACGAGGTCGTCGACGAACTGTCCGGCGAGGAGCTGATCGGCTGGTCCTACGAGCACCCGCTCGCCGAGGAGGTGCCCGACCACGTCGACGTCGACGGCGCGCTCGAGGTCTACGCCGCCGACTACGTCGACACCGACGGCGACGGCACCGGGCTGGTCCACTCCGCGCCCGGCCACGGTGAAGTGGACTTCGAGCGGGGCCGCGAGCTCGGCTTCCCGATCTTCTGTCCGGTCGGCAGCGACGGCGTCTACACCGAGGAGGCCGGCACGTACGAGGGCCAGTTCGTCAAGGACGCCGACCCGGAGATCACGGACGACCTCGAGGACAACGGCGCGCTGCTCGCGTCGGGCACCGTCACCCACAGCTACGGCCACTGTTGGCGCTGTGATACGGGGATCCTCCAGATCGTCACCGACCAGTGGTTCATCACGATCACCGACGTCAAGGACGAACTGCTGGACAACATCGAGGACAGCGAGTGGCACCCCGAGTGGGCGCGGGACAACCGCTTCCGCGACTTCGTCGAGGAGGCGCCCGACTGGAACGTCTCGCGCCAGCGCTACTGGGGCATCCCGCTGCCGGTCTGGACGCCCGAGGACCGCGACGACGACGAGGACATGATCGTCGTCGGCGACCGCGAGGAACTCGCCGAACGCGTCGATCAGGACGTCGATCCCGAGGACGTCGACCTCCACAAGGACACGGTCGACGACCTCACCATCACTGAGGACGGGACCACCTACACCCGCGTCCCCGACGTCTTCGACGTCTGGCTCGACTCTTCGGTCGCCTCCTGGGGCACCCTGAACTACCCCGAGGACGACAGCAAATTCGACGAGCTCTGGCCCGCCGACTTCATCCTCGAGGCCCACGACCAGACGCGGGGCTGGTTCTGGTCTCAGCTGGGGATGAGCACCGCCGCGCTCGGCGAGAGCCCGTACCAGGAGGTCCTGATGCACGGCCACGCGCTGATGCCCGACGGCCGCGCGATGAGCAAGTCCAAGGACATCCTGATCGACCCCCACGAGGCCATCGACCGCCACGGCCGGGACGTCATGCGCATGTTCCTGCTGTCGAACAACCCGCAGGGCGAGGACATGCGCTTCGACTGGGACGGGATGCAGACGATGGAGAACCACCTCCGGACGCTGTGGAACGTCTTCCGGTTCCCGCTGCCGTACATGCGCTTAGACGAGTTCGACCCGCAGGAGACCACGCTCGAGGATAGCGCGGAGCGAAGCTCCGCGGACAGTCGAGCGGCGGAGCCGCGAGACGACGTCGATTCGGACCTCGAGCTCATCGACGAGTGGGTGCTCGCCCGCCTCCAGTCCACGAAGGCCGAGATGACCGCGGCCTTCGAGGACCGCCGGCAGGACCGCGCGCTCGACGCGCTCATCGAGTTCGTCGTCGAGGACGTCTCGCGGTTCTACGTCCAGGCCGTCCGCGAGCGCATGTGGGCCGAGGAGGACAGCGGCTCGAAGCGGGCCGCCTACGCGACGATCTATCGGGTCCTCCGGGAGAGCGTCGCCCTGCTCGCGCCGTACGCGCCGTTCATCAGCGAGGAGATCTACGGGACGCTGACCGGCGACGACGGGTTCGACACCGTCCACATGGAAGACTGGCCGGAGGTCGACGAGTACTGGCAGGACGAACAGCTCGAGGACGACGTCGCCATCCTCCGGGCGATCGAGGAGGCCGGCGCGAACGCCCGCCAGCAGGCCGGTCGGAAGCTCCGCTGGCCGGTTCCGCGGGTCGTCGTCGCCGCCGGCGACGAGCGCGTCGTCGAGGCCGTCGAACGCCACACCGACCTGCTCGAGGACCGACTCAACGCCCGCGAGATCGAGCTCGTCTCCGCGGAGGACCGCTGGGAAGAACTCCAGTACAGCGCCGAGGCCGACATGAGCGAACTCGGCCCGGCTTTCGGCGACCGCGCCGGTCAGGTCATGAACGCGCTCAACGAGGCCCGCATCGACGAGCCGAGCCTCGAGGCGATCGAAGAGGCCGTTGCAGACGTGCTCGAAGAGGGCGAATCGATCACCGACGAGATGGTCTCGTTCGTCACCCAGACGCCCGACGGCATCGCCGGCACCGCCTTCGGGCTGAACGGCGACGACCGCGGCGTCGCCTACGTCGACGCCTCGCTGACCGACGACATCGAGAGCGAGGGGTACGCCCGCGAGGTCATCCGCCGCGTCCAGGAGATGCGCAAGGACCTCGACCTCGACGTCGAGGAGCGCATCGCCTTAGACCTCGAGATCAGCGACGACCGCGTGGCCGACCTCGTCGCCGAGCGCGAGGACCTGATCCGCGAGGAGGTCCGCGCCGACGAACTCGGCGAGATCGACGACGGCCACCGCAAGGAGTGGGAGGTCGAGGGCGTGACGATGGAGATCGGGGTCGAACCGCTGGCAGCTGCTGAAGCGTCGGACTGA
- a CDS encoding ribose-phosphate diphosphokinase has product MTTIVSGSASQTLAASLADELEVSLAAVEYDRFPDGELLAAAPDFDDDRAIIVGSTVSSDAHLELLQLQDAVREAGAEDVVTVLPYMGYARQDEAFEAGHPVSARAVARAISTGTDRVVTVNPHEEAICEFFEPTATAVDAAGRLADPLPADLADPVFLSPDAGAIELAETVRDAYGDGETDYFEKTRHSGTEVEISPSDVDVTGRDVVVTDDIIATGSTMSEAVGVLRDRDVGRVFVTCVHPLLARNAVTKLRRAGVETIYGTDTIEREVSAVSVAPAIADEL; this is encoded by the coding sequence ATGACTACGATCGTCAGCGGATCGGCCTCCCAGACGCTGGCCGCCTCCCTCGCGGACGAACTCGAGGTATCGCTCGCCGCCGTCGAGTACGACCGGTTCCCGGACGGCGAACTGCTCGCGGCCGCTCCCGACTTCGACGACGACAGGGCGATTATCGTCGGCTCGACGGTCTCGAGCGACGCCCACCTCGAACTGCTCCAGCTGCAGGACGCCGTCCGCGAGGCCGGCGCCGAGGACGTCGTCACCGTCCTTCCGTACATGGGCTACGCCCGCCAAGACGAGGCCTTCGAGGCGGGCCATCCCGTCTCCGCGCGCGCGGTCGCTCGCGCGATTTCGACCGGAACGGACCGCGTCGTGACCGTCAACCCCCACGAGGAGGCGATCTGCGAGTTCTTCGAACCGACGGCGACCGCCGTCGACGCGGCGGGCCGGCTGGCCGATCCGCTGCCCGCAGACCTCGCGGACCCCGTCTTCCTCTCGCCCGATGCGGGCGCGATCGAACTCGCCGAAACGGTCCGGGACGCCTACGGCGACGGCGAGACGGACTACTTCGAGAAGACCCGCCACTCCGGCACCGAGGTCGAGATCTCCCCCAGCGACGTCGACGTGACCGGTCGCGACGTCGTCGTGACCGACGACATCATCGCGACGGGCTCGACCATGAGCGAGGCCGTCGGCGTCCTTCGGGACCGCGACGTCGGGCGCGTCTTCGTCACCTGCGTCCACCCGCTGCTGGCGCGCAACGCGGTGACGAAGCTCCGCCGCGCGGGCGTCGAAACGATCTACGGCACCGATACGATCGAACGCGAAGTGAGCGCCGTCTCGGTCGCGCCGGCGATCGCCGACGAACTGTAA
- a CDS encoding HVO_0234 family beta-propeller protein — translation MHSIEEKRVYGDRDGALEAYVASSIGVVRVRVADDTVGEFGLCDRCTARDIAATDGVVAIATDEDVRLLDLERDDDADDATVVDSGFGPAVAVGADGSGLVAAGPDGDVARLESPSIGLGDAGSAREWTPFESDGVAAVRAIDGDLVGTDSGVYRVHEGRLDHAGLSDVRDVSAAGVPLAATADGLYKLGNGWMEALEGGFETVAADPHSERGQLTRAHAVGGDAVYAYDADDESWTEYDRSSAPIVGIGYGRTVYAVTERGTFLSATPDDGANRWRSQTIGVSGVTGLAVPGDE, via the coding sequence ATGCATTCCATCGAGGAAAAGCGCGTCTACGGCGACCGCGACGGGGCCCTCGAGGCCTACGTCGCCAGTTCGATCGGCGTCGTTCGCGTCCGCGTCGCCGACGACACCGTCGGAGAGTTCGGCCTCTGTGACCGCTGTACGGCCCGCGACATCGCGGCGACGGACGGCGTCGTCGCGATCGCGACCGACGAGGACGTTCGCCTGCTCGACCTCGAGCGCGACGACGACGCGGACGACGCGACGGTCGTCGACAGCGGCTTCGGGCCCGCCGTCGCGGTCGGCGCCGACGGTTCCGGGCTGGTCGCCGCCGGTCCCGACGGCGACGTCGCCCGCCTCGAGTCACCCTCGATCGGCCTCGGCGACGCCGGGAGCGCCCGCGAGTGGACGCCCTTCGAGAGCGACGGCGTCGCGGCGGTGCGGGCGATCGACGGCGACCTCGTCGGCACCGACAGCGGCGTCTATCGCGTCCACGAGGGACGCCTCGATCACGCCGGCCTCTCGGACGTGCGGGACGTCTCCGCGGCCGGCGTTCCGCTGGCCGCGACCGCCGACGGCCTCTACAAACTCGGCAACGGCTGGATGGAGGCCCTCGAGGGCGGGTTCGAGACCGTCGCCGCCGACCCGCACAGCGAGCGCGGACAGTTGACTCGCGCCCACGCGGTCGGCGGCGACGCCGTCTACGCCTACGACGCCGACGACGAGTCGTGGACCGAGTACGACCGCTCGAGCGCGCCGATCGTCGGCATCGGCTACGGACGCACGGTCTACGCCGTCACCGAGCGGGGAACCTTCCTCTCGGCGACGCCGGACGACGGGGCCAACCGATGGCGGTCGCAAACGATCGGCGTCAGCGGCGTGACGGGGCTCGCCGTTCCCGGCGACGAGTAG